The DNA region GTGGGCGGGCTGAACATCGGGCGCGGCGAAGACCGGCTGGGTGTCTGGACGCTGAGGGTGGGCCAGCAGCTTCCCACCGCCCTGCGCCTGAGCACCACCTCCGGCGACCAGCACCTGCACCTGGAGGGCGCGCGCCTAGGTGACCTGAACACCAGCAGCACCTCCGGCGAGATCAGCGCCGTGTTGCCCAGCGCCTTCACGGGCGGCGCACGCTTCAGCACGTCGTCCGGCGATCTGACGGTGTCCACCGAAGGCGACCCGACAGGAGCAACAGGCCAGACCTTCACCGCTCAGAGCACCTACGGCGAGCAGACCCTGAAGCTGGAGGCGTCGGCCTTCCGCAGCGTCCAGGCACGCAGCACGTTCGGAGATCTGTCGGTGCGGCTTCCTGCCCGTCCGGGCCTGAGCGCCGTGCTGACCACCGACACGGGTGAGCAGCGCGTGACGGTGCCTTCCGGGCTGAACAGCGGCACCCTGAACATCGACAGCCGTACCGGCGACGTGACGCTGCTCGTGCCTGCCGGGGCCGCGCTGCGGGTGCTGGCTTCCACGCGGATGGGCGACATCGAGACGCCGCCGGACTACATCAGGCAGGGAGACACGTACAGTTCGCCCGCTGCCAGCAGGACGCTCTCGGCGCTGAAGATCGCGGTCTCGACGTTCAGCGGGAACCTGACGATCCGCGAGGTGGCCCGGTGACTGCGCCCGGGCAGGCGGTACGGGTGCTGATCGTGGACGATCATGCGGTCGTCCGGCAGGGCCTGCGGATGTTTCTGGCGCTCGACGAGGGAATCCAGATCGTGGGCGAAGCCGAGAACGGCGCGCAGGCAGTGCAGCGCGTCGCCGATCTGCGCCCCGACGTGGTGGTCATGGATATCATGATGCCGGTGATGGACGGCGTGGCGGCCACCCGTGAGATTCGCTCCCGGTTTCCGGAAGTCGAGGTGCTGGCGCTCACCAGCGCGCTGGAAGAACATAAAGTGGCGGGAGCCATCGAAGCGGGAGCCACCGGGTATCTGCTCAAGGATGCCAGCGTGGAATCGCTGAACGAGGCCATCCATGCGGCGGCACGCGGCGAGGTGCGCCTGCACCCGGAGGCCGCCAGACGCCTGATGCGTGAGTTCCGTACCCGCGACATGCGCGAGAGCCTGACGCCACGGGAGACGCTGACCCTGCGGCTGATCGCGCGTGGGTACGCCAACAAGGTCATCGCCCAGGAACTCGACGTGACCGAACCCACCGTCAAAACCCACGTCTCGCGGCTGCTAAGCAAGCTGGGCCTGAACTCGCGGACCCAGGCCGCACTGTACGCCCTGAAACATGGCCTCGCCAGCCTGGAAAACAGCGTGCTGGACAAGGAGGGTGTTCAGTAGAGCCGGAAGACTGGGAAGACGCGCTGTTCGGATCGTATTTCACTGGACCGAGCCGGACGGAGACCTACACGCAGTGGGGGCGGAGTTATCAAGAGCTGCTGGAGCAAGCACTTGCGGACGGGATCTTTCCTCAAGCGGTGCTGATGCCGTCGAAGTGGACGCTGGGACAGTACCTGGGGGTCTCGTGACCGAAGCGGGCGGAAGACCGCAGGACGCTTGACCACCGCTTATTGGTACCTGCATACGTTGGGGACAAGTGACCGGGCCCTGCCGAGGAGTGGGAGCGTGCCATCACGCTCATGCGATGGAAGCCAGGTTTGCCTGATTGATGCAGGTGTCAAGAGATTGCCGCGCCCATGCCGCTGACATTCAAATCTCCCTGGGCGATCAGATCATGTTCCCTGACCAGCTTCACCGCCTCTTTCTGGTGAAATTCCAACCGCTGACGACGCACCTTGTGGGAAGAAGCACTTGGCTGCTTCAGTCCGGTGCTTTGGTCACACGCCGTCCAAGAGCATCTCGCAGATGGCGCCTCCAGAACCAAACGCAGTGGAGTGCCGCATCCATGTCCTCAAAAGCCACCTGGTTCATCGGTTGGGACATCACCGCAACAGGACGGGCTGGGCGTCGATCCTGATCCGAAAGAGGCTATACGGCTTGCGGCGCAAGTCCTGCCCGCCGTGATAACGCGCCTGCCGGTGGAGTTGATTCGCAGTCACGTAAAGGTAGCCATCCATTGCCACAGACAGGGTATCGGGCCACAGGAGCCGGGGATCGTGAATAACGGTCTCCCATACGCCCCCTTCTTTGCGCCGCAGGATGGCGTTGTGTTCGTAGTTCCCGGAGTAGATGTACCCGTCCGCGTCGGACTCCAGTCCGTCCGAGGCCCCGCCCCGGTCCCCTTCGTCCCGGATGGTGGCGGCGACCGCTGAGTCATCCAGAGAACGGTTCACGAGGGCATCGGTGCTCACGCTGTACAGCCGCCGACTGCCGAGCGGGCAGTAGTACAGGCGTGCGCCGTCAGCCGAGATGGCGATGCCGTCCGATCCCATCCCCGCACCCTGCTTGACCGCTCCGTCCTGCCGTTCCAGAAAAGGCCGTCCCTCGACGATGGGGAGGAAATCTTGCAGGTTCTGCGCCTTGGTAGAGGGATGGTCGTGTAACTTCCGCCAGCTTTCACCACTGGCGAGATCCACCACGATGAGACCGTTGGGTCCCTGTTGCGCCGAGTCGGTGATGAAGGCCATCCCCGCCTCACCGCGCCGCAGGTCGAAGCGCACGTCGTTGAGGTACGTAGTGGGCAGGGCCACGTCCTGTGGAAAGAGGATCTTCTGAACCACCTGATCCGTCGCCAGATCCACACACAGAAGCTTCGGGCCGCCGGACTGCGTGGGCTGGAACAGCGGACTGCCGGTGTCGAGAAGCCACAGTCGGTCGGCCGGATCGACCACGACACTCTGCACCGACACCAGGGCGGCAGCAGGGTCATTCGGATCGGTGTCGTTCGTCGTCTGATCCGGGTAGGCCACCGGTTGGCCGTCCCGCACTTCGGCGACCGTGAACTGCACGTCGTCGCCCCACTTGGGGAAATTGACGAAGATACGCCCCGTGTGGGACACCGTGACGCCCGTGAGCATCGCACCGCCAAAGGTCGCCACCACCTCCAGCGTTCCGACGGGCTCATCGGTGGGCAGGTGTTGCACTTGATCATTCACGGTATTCTCCGGATGGGGGAAGACTCGGGTGACTGTGAGGCGGGGGCAGCAGAACCCCGCTGCTGCCCCACATTCTGCCTGGCGTCAGGTGGTGGGGTGGAGGATGACCTTGGTCCAGCCATCGTGGCGCTCGTCGAAGTTCTTGTAGGCGTCAGGCGCCTGATCCAGCGGCAAATGGTGTGAAACGATAAAGGACGGCGTCGCCCGGCCCACCGAAATCAGGTCCCGCAACTGGCGGTTGTAGGCCTTGACGTTGCACTGCCCGGTACCCACATGCTGCCCCCGGAACCACAACAGCCCCCAGTCGAAGGGAATCTCGCCCTGCTTGGCCAGCTGGGTGGGGCCGCCCGGATCCTGCGGCACGAACACCCCCACCACCCCGATCCCGCCGGTGAACTTCACCGACTTCACCAGGTTGTTCATGGTCAATCCGGGAATTTCCTTGCCGTGATGGTTATGGCACTGATACCCCACGCACTCGCAGCCCCGGTCTGCGCCGATCCCGTTGGTCAGTTCCATGATCTGTTCCACCGGGTCCACCTGTGCGTCGTTGATGGCGATGGCCCCGATGCTTTCGGCCAGCTGCAGCCGGTCGGCGTGGTGGTCGACCACCATCACCATACAGGCCCCCTGAAGCATCGCGGAGTAGGCCGCCATCAGGCCCACGGGCCCTGCTCCGTAGATCACGATCGACTCGCCGGGGCACAGCCCTGCCAGCCGGGTGGCGTGCCAGCCGGTCGGGAAGATGTCGGCCACCATCACATAATCCGCTTCTTTCTCTCGGGCGTCCGGGGGGAGCAGCAGGCAGTTGTAGTCTCCGTACGGGACCCGCAGGAGTTCTGCCTGCCCGCCCTGATACGGTCCCATGTCGGCAAAGCCGTAGGCCGCCCCGGCCATGCCCGGGTTGGCGTTCGTGAGACAGTAGGCGCTCAGGCCCTTCTCGCAGTTCTTGCAAAAGCCGCACCCGATGTTGAAGGGCAAGACTACCAGGTCTCCGACTTTCACCCGGTCGACCGCGTCGCCCACCTCCACCACTTCGCCCAGGTTCTCATGGCCGAAAATCCTGCCCTGCTCGAAATCGGTGCGGCCTTCATACATGTGCAGGTCGCTGCCGCAGATGTTGGTGCTGGTAATCCTGACCAGGACGTCGGTGGGACGCTGAAGCTGGGCATCCGGGACGTTCTTCACTGCCACGTCGCGCGGACCGTTGTAGACGACTGCTTTCATACCTTCCTCCTGCTCCAGGGGACGCGTCCTGTGGTGTCGTTGAACAGGCTGCCGACCGCTGTCTCGTCTGTTCCTCTTCTGGGCCTCCTTTACCTGGGGAGCTTGGCCGCCATGACATCAATCTTCTCGATGTCGGGTGCCCGCGCGAACAGTCCGGCGTTCTCCTTGAGTGCCGCTGCGACGCGGCCCGACAGGTGCGCTTCCCGGCCCGATTCATCGGGGAATACGTCGAAGATGCCGAAGGTCGAAGGTCCCAGGCGGATTCCGAACCAGGCGGTCGTCGCCGGTTCCTGCTGAACCAGCGGCAGCCCTCCCTTCAGGAGGTTCTCGACCTCCGCCTCTTTTCCAGGCTTGGCCTCCAGTCGAATGAGCAGTCCCAGGGTCACCATGTCTCCTCTCCTTTCTTAGTCTCTTGCCGACCGTCATGGGATGAAGACGGCGCGCACCATGCCGTCCTCCTTGTTCTTGAACATGTCGTATGCGCGCGGCCCGTCCTCCACCGACAAGCGGTGCGTGGCGAGACAGGAAGGATCGAGTTCGCCCTTCACCGCGTGCTCGCGGAACCAGAGCATCGAGGGTGGTTGCACACCATACACTGGTTTGTTGCGGTCGCCCGGACTGGTATCGGAAGGTCACCCCCTGTGCTCGATCATTCCTGAAAGCACCTGAGTTCCAGGCTGGCGAAGGAGGAAGGCACCAGGGCGCCCTGATCAGCGCGGGCAGCAGGTGCGGTAGCGTGCGTCGATCCGGTACGCCTGAACCGTTACGCCCCCCCATGTGTAGCAATTAGAGCAGTTACGAGCAGCCTGGTGTCTCTTCTTGGATGAAGCCTGACTTCACCTGTTCTGACGCTGCAACATGAAACGTCTTAAGAGTGTCGAGCCAAAATTTTGAAAGTCCTTATACCAATGCCTTCATAAATCGCTCACACTTAGCTTCCAAGGCAGGAGCGTGGTGGTACGCTCCTGCCTCAGGACGACGCCCCGGTCACCCGTCCCCAACGTATACAGCTAGCAATAAGACGACATCTATGATCGTCTGGACGTTCCATCTTTAATCTGAGCGCTTTTCTCGTCGCCGCTGCTGCCACTGCGCAGGGGGTGGCTGGGATGGGCTTTGGTCTGCTCTGTGCACCACTGCTGATCCAAACCTATGGGCCGAGGGAAGGGATTCAGCAGGTGGTGTTCCTTTCCTTGATCTTGAACGTCGTGTTTCTGGCGCAGGCGTTTCGGCAGGCCCGGGTCAAGGATGCCTTGGGACTGCTCGTCCCATCTTGGCTGGTCACTCCGCTGCTGGTGCTGTTGTTCCAGAAGCTGAGTCCCCAGGTGCTGATATTGACGGCGGGGAGCCTGACGCTCGCGAGCGCCGCCGTGCTTGCGCTCGGTCTAACAGTGACCATGCTGAAAGGTCTCCCTGGAGCGGTCCTGGCCGGGGTCGTGAGCGCAGCCATGAACGTCGCGGGTGGCTTGGCGGGACCCGCCGTGGCGATGTATGCCGTCAATGCAGCTTGGCCCGCGGAAAGTGTCAGGCCCACCCTGCAACTGTACGGAATAGGACTGAACCTCATGACCCTGCTCAGCCTCGGTGTCCCAGCACTGCGTTGGCCACTTCTCGTCGGACTTGCTGGAGGTCTCGTGATCGGCTCAGTCGGAGCGCGGCGGATGCCAGCAACGCGTATTCGACCAGTGATCCTCAGTTTAGCCGTAGCGGGTGGCGTGCTGGTGATCGTTCGCGGCTGGCCTTGGTAAGCGGTTCCGAAGGCGATCAGCTGGTGGCACTGTGTCGACACCTCTTGCTGCCTATTAAGACCTGCATCAATCTGGTACGCCTTGCTTGCAGATGAAGCGGGGCGGCAGCCTGCCGACCCAGGCTATGGCCCCGGTCACCTGTCCCCAACTTATGCAGGTATCAATAGTGTGCTGGTGGGGCAGCCGCTGGACATGACTGAGTGGCCACTCGTTCGCCGATGAAGCCTCGCCCAGTTGACACGGCCGTCTCGGTGATGCTCTTTGAAGGTATGTACATCGTGATGACCTCCAAGGATGGCCCGGTCACTGGCAGCTATACGCGCGGGGTGGCAGACCTGGCGACGCGCAATCTGCGGGTGCTGCTTCCAAGAACGCGCGTGTGGGTGGTGTCGAGCACGGCGGCCGAGATCCAGCAGAAGGCACTGGAGGTGCTGGCGTGTCCGATCGATGCCGAGATCACCACGGCCCACCGAGTGGAATACGAGGGCACGGTGCTGACGCAGCATCTGCGCCGTCTGACGCTCCGAGGGCTGGTCGATAGCAACATTCGAGGAAGCGAGCGGCGGTCCCAAGGAGAGGGCTGGACGCGCGAACTGGCGGAATCGCACGCGGCCTTCGCACGCGCGACCGGCGTTTCCGAGCACCGGGTGCACTTCACGTTCTGAGTCGGACGGAGCCATGTGGGGCGTTGATCGATCTTGAACATGAGGGATGGCCCCCTGGCGGGGGCCGATTCGTGGGTATGTCGATTCCTTCTTCTGCCCAGATCCAGGTGTCCCTGCTGCCGATCCTGCCCTTGACTGGCGCCAAGACCAAGCCCAAGAAAGCCCCCGCCAAGACGCCGCCCGTCGCTGTGGTCGATCCGGCGCTGGTGGCCTTCGCGATGCGCAGCCACACGCAGCCCGCGCCGGAACCCAGTGCGTGGCCGATGGGCGTCGAGGCCCTCCCCCGCGTGACCGACGCCGAACGTGTCAAGGCCAACGAGCTGGCGCGTCAGATCGTGTCCGGAGAAGGGGAACTGACGCCCGCTGCATATGCCGCCCTGCGTGCGTGGAGTGGCGAGGGTGGCCTGGGCGGGTCGACCAGTGTGTTCTACACCCCGCGTTCTTTGGTGGACTTCATGTGGTCGCTCTGCCAGGCGCTGCTACCGGCCGAGCGGGCGCTGGAGTTTTCGTGCGGCAGCGGTGCGTTTATCGCCCGTGCGCCCGCGCTGACCCGCGTGACCGGGGTAGAGATTGACGAGACCAGCGCCAAGATTGCTCAGCAGCTCTTCCCACACGCCGCCATCCACCACGCCCCCTTCGAACAGTACGTTCTGCAGAGTGAAGATGCGCTCTTCCCCCTGGTGATCGGCAATGTGCCGTTTGGCGTGCGGGGCGCGTCCGCCCGCGAACACCTGCCGGCTCTGCAGGACGCGCACTGGTACTTCACGCTGACCGGCCTGACCCGCGTGCTGCCCGGCGGCCTCATGGCGGTGGTCGTCCCTGAGAGCATGCTGCGCAATCCCAGCGAATGGGCATTGCGGGAACTGCTGGTCGACCGCGCCGAGGTCCTGACCGCGAGTGTGATTCCGGAAGAGGCCTTCCGGGCCACCGGGGCGGGGGTGACGACGGTCCTGCTGGTGCTGCGTCGCCATGACGCCGGGGTGATGGAAGCCCTGGCGGCCCTGACGCAGGGGGAGCGCGATACCCTGCGCGAACAGCGCTTCGAGGGCGACGTGGCACTGAAGCTGTTCGTGGAAGGCCGCAGCATCTTCCATCAGGATGCCCAGGAGGTGTGGCAGTTGCAGAGCATCTTCCGGCCGATGGGCGTGTATGCCAAGGATCCCGTGCAGACGGGGCGGTTCGGTACCCCGGTGTACAGCACGTCCCTGCTGGTGAGTGACGACCACCTCGGGTATCTGGTGTCGGCGTGCAAGGAGCGCTGGCACGGCATTCTGACGCGTCCAGGGCTGGAAGCGGCGGTGCTGACCACGCTGGGGGCAGCGGCAGGCGAGCGGGTGTGCGCGGTGCGGCCGGCGCTGCATCCCATCCGCGAGGGCACACTCAGTGCGTGCCAGACGTACCGCTTTCGCTCGGGGGCGTGGTGGTACGACACGGCGTTGGGGCATCCGGCGACGCTGAGTGCGTTGCGGGTGGCGCAGGCGGTCACGCAGGCCCGGCGGGCTGCCCAGCGTCGGGACCGCGAGCAGCAGGTGGCGCAGACGAACGCCTGGACGCTGCATGATACGCACCTGGCAACGTTCGGGCCGTATGACCTGGCGACGCTGGGCCGCGCGGCGCGCACGCTGCCGGTGCTGAACGTGCTGGTGCAGAGTGGCGGGGATCTCACGGCGCTGTTTGGTGACCTGACGCCGCCCACCTTGACCCTGGCACCGGGAACGATTCAGGACATCGCGCAGCAGCTCGAAGCGTATGGCCTGCTCGACGAGACCGCGCTACTGCACCACAGTGGGGCGTCGTCCGCAAGTGTGAGTGCGCACCTGCTGGCGGAATACGCCTTCACCGGACGGGTATGGGAAGCCAGCAGCACGTATTACAGCGGGCAGGCGTCCCACAAAGCGCAGATGGCCGAGCAGCTCGCCGAGTCGCACCAGGGACTGCGGCGGCAGGCGCTGCTGACGCAGGCCGAGCAGCTGCGAGCCCGTGCCCCCTGGCGGGACGTGATGGACATGACGCTCGAAGCCCGCGACGCCCTGATCCCGCTGCCCACCCTGCAGGCGTGGGTGAATGAGTACCTCGGGAGCACCATGACCATCCACCGCAACCGCTGGGACAAGGAGGGCGAACTGGTGCCGCTGGTGCTAGTGAGCCGCAGTGAGTACCGGGTGGCGTTACGGCTCCGGAACGACTTAAAGGACAGTTCGAATCTGCACATTCGCCAGCAGGTCGATGCGGGCCGCATTCGGGCGCTGGAAAGCTACCTGAACTATCAGACGCCGGTCGCGCCGGTGGTGAATCAGGAGCTGAAACCCGAGGCGCAGATCAATGCCGAGCGCAGTGCCCACCAGCAGCAGGCGATGCGCTGGGAGAAGGATCTCGCCGCGCACTTCCGCAGCTTCGTGCTGGAGAGTGACCACAGCCCGGCGGTCGAGGCGGCGCTGAACGAAGGCCGCTACGCCCTGCTGCCGAGTGTGCCGGATCATCGGCCGCTGGTGCTGCCCGCGTACCAGGGGCCGCTGGCGCATCCCTTCCAGGCCGCGCACGTACGCCGGGCGGCCCGCATGGACGGGGTGATCCTCAACTTCGGCGTCGGTCTCGGGAAGACGCTGGCGGGGCTGATGTTGGCGGCGCTGCTGCGGCAGACCGGCCGCTGCCGCCTCCCCGCGTTGCTGGTACCGCTGTCGCGCCTGGGTGACTGGGTGATGAACGCCGCGACGGCCGTGCCGGGCCTGCGACTGCGGGTGATCGGCGGCGAGGTGCTCACAGGGCCCACCGGGGAGGTGCTGCTGAACGCCGATGGCGAGCCAACCGTGCGGGAGGACAGCGGGGCGCAGCGGCGCGCGAAGGTGGCGAGTCTGATGAGCGATCCGCCGGATCTGGTGCTGTTCAGTCTGGAGGCGTTCGGTGCGATTCCCATGCTGGAAGAGACGCGCAAGCGGATGATCGAATCGGAGCCGTCGCTGATGAGTGACGCGGCCACCAGTACCAGCTTCGATGACCGCGCCCGCAAGCTGGGTGGGCACCGCGCGGCCGTGGCGTACGAACGCACCCTGCAGCGCAACCTCAGCCGAGGCAAGATTGCGACCGAGACCGAGCTGCCGTTCGAGGTGCTGGGCATTGATGCGGTCATCGGGGATGAAAGCCACCTGCTGAAGAACGTGTTCTCCTCCCCTCGGGTGTACGGCGAATCGAACCCGAAGTTCCTAGGATCGGGCGGGGAGAGCGACCGGGCGCTGGACGCGCATCAGAAGTTCCGCTTCATCCGTCAGCATGGCGGGTGCGTGGCGTTGCTCACCGCCACGTGGTTCAGCAACAGCCCGCTGGAGATTTTTAACATGCTCAGTCTGGTGACGGACGCGCTGCCGAGTTACGGGATCACCGACGTGGAGGCGTTCACGGCGCGGTTCTGCATCATCGAGCCGCGGTTGATCACGCTGCCGGACGGGGACGTGGAATTCAAGGCCTGCGTGGTGGGCTTCAAGAACCGTGACGAGCTGAGTGGCATCATCGGGCAGCACGTGATTCGGGAGACGGAAGAGACGTGCCTGATGCATGACGGGGTGGGGATGCCGCTGCCGCCGTTGGTGGAGGTGGAGCATCTGTTCGATCTGGCCGAGCCGGTGCAGGATGCGTACGACGCGCAGCAGGCGCTGGTGCCCTCCGCGGACAGTGAGGGGGAAAACCACCTGTTTGCGATCTTCTCGCGCATGATGAAGCTGACGCTGCATCCGCCGCTGATGGGATTGCACGCGCCGAATGCCCGCTTTGCGACGTGCGTGCAGGCGTGTGTCGAAGCCCGTGCCCACGGGGGGCGCAACGTGGTGTTCATGTACTTGGGTGGCGAAGACGGCGAGACGTACCAGGCGCTGAAGCGCATGCTGGTGGCGGCTGGGTATCCGGCGCGCGAGATCGAGATCATCACCGCGACCACCCACCCGGTGAGTGGCGAGCGTCTGACGGTCGAGCGGCGACTGCGGCGCGGCGAGCTGACGTGCGTGATCGGCTCGCAGATCATCGAGCAGGGCGGCAACTTCCAGGGCTGCACCGACCTGCACCACCTGGATTACCCGCATCATTTCGAGGCGTTCCGGCAGCGGATCGGGCGGGCGCGGCGGCAGGGCACTACCGTGTCGGAGATTCGCAACCACGTGTACTTCGCGCGGGGGAGTTTCGATGTGCTGCGGTATCAGACGATGCTGGGGAAGAAGGGGTGGGCCGATCAGGTGTACGATCCGTCGCTGGCGGCGGTGGAGCACGAGGGGCTGGGCTTCGATGGCGAGGAGATCGCGGTGATGCTCAGCCGCAACCCAGCGGCGACCCGCGCGTTGATCCTGGCGAAGAAGGAAGCCAGGGCGGCGGATCGGCGAGCGGCCACGTTGCTGCTGGACTTGGAGGTGATTCGGCAGTATCTGGACACCGTGCGGCTGCTGAATCTGCGCTGGCATGCGGCCTGGGCACGGAAGAACGGGCCGTCAGTGCAGGACGAGAAGGGGTTCACGCGACTGATCACCTCGCTGCGGGGGCTGCACGCGCAGGTGGGGGCGCTCCGAGCAGCTGGGCATCCGCTGGTGGCGGTGACGCGCCTGAAGTCAGCGCCGGTGTGGTTGCACGGCCTGCCGCTGCATCCGGGGATGACGTTCGCAGTCGGGGCTGAGCGCTTCGAGGTGGTGTCGGCCCAGAGCAGCAATCCGCTGATCCAGGTGGAGGGGGTGCCGTCAGGAACGCGTTCGGCCATCCGGGCGGAGGCGTTGGAGCAGGTGACGCAGGTGCTGCCGAGTGCGGATGCGGCGCACTTCGGGGATGAGGCCTTCGAGCAGCTCCCAACCCGACTGCGGGACCGCATCGAAGCCCCTGAAGCTGCTCTGGCGACAGAGGCGATCTCGGAACTGGTGACCGCACCACCCATGCCCGTGAACGCGCTGACCAGTCCGCTGCGCTTGCGGTATGGGCTGTCGGTGACGGACAGCGTGCCGGTGCGGGGTGCGGCAGCGGTGTTCAGCATCCAGGGCGACACGCTGCTGCCGGGCGCGGTGCCAGGGGCAACGTTGGTGCTGATCGAGTACCGGGCCGAGCGGGACGTGCGCAAGGTCACGCTGATCATCGAGGACCCGCAGCGTCGTCAGCAGATGCGCACGCTGCTACATACCCAAGATCCTCGTCTGCGAGGGCGGGTGGATGCGCTGCTGCAGCACGCGATCTAGGAGGCCCTGAAGGAGCGGTGGCCCCCGTGCAGGGGCCAGGGCCTGTGGATGACACTGAACATGCTCAGTCCGATGAGGTTCAAGACGCTGCCGACGCCGGAGATTCGTGTGGTGCATCGTGAGGGCAAGTCGGGGGTTCGAAGCCCTTCCCTGATCAGGGCATCGTTCGCAACGGGGGCCGCTGAGTCGTCATAATGCTTGAGAGGAACACGATGAAGAGCATGGCTGCTTCGTGTGAGGCGCACTGTTCAACACGACCGCCACGCGCCCACGGTGAGCATCAGTGTTCCAAACAGTGACCGCCGAGTCATCTCAACATGCCACACTCAACCAGATGCCTCACCACCTTCCGTCTTCCGTCTTCTCCATGGTCGTGTCCATTTTCATCGGCCTCGTGACGACGACGTTGTGGCATGTGTTGTTCTGGAAGGTCCCGCTAATCCCGTGCGCTGTGCTCCTGACGGGCGGGACCTTCCTGCTGCTGCGTCAACCGTCCAGACGGACGGCCGTGCTCATCCTGGTGCTGCCGCTGCTCCTGGTCCTCAGCAGCGTTACGTTCACGCCCCTCCTGCACCGGGTTCTGACCGCCCTGACCGTGCGGGCTGCACCTCGACACGCCGACGCCATCGTGATCCTCGGCGGCGGTCTGAACTGCACCACGGGCGTGCTGACCGCCACTTCCCAGGAGCGGCTGGAACAGGGCATCCGGCTGTGGCAGGCCGGGTACGCGTCCACGCTGGTGCTCAGCCAGCAGGCAGACGCGCTCTACGGTGCCGACTGTCCGAAAGTCTCGGATGTATCCCTGCAGCTCCTCCAACAACGCTTCCCTCAACAGCTGCCGCGGGTGGAGATTCTGCACAATGTCAAGAACACCCATGACGAAGCGGTCGAAACGGCACGGCTGGTCACCCACCACCGATGGCAGCAGGTACTCTTGGTCACCTCGTCCTGGCACTCGCGCCGCGCGGCCATGCTGTTCGCCAAGGTCGGCGTGCCGTTCACCTCTGTTCCGGCCCCAGCCCCTGTGGCCGCTTCAGGGTTTATCCCGACGCCCTTGGAGCAGTACACCCTGCTGCGCGAACTCGCTGCGTATGTCAAGGCGTGGATCCAGGGTGAACTGTAGCGGCGTAGGGCTAGGACGCCATCTGAAGGATCGACAGGAGCGGTGGCCCCCGTGCGGGGGCCAGAGCGCGTGGATGGATACACTGCCGATGTTCAGCCCGATGAGGTTCAAGATACTGCCGACGC from Deinococcus ruber includes:
- a CDS encoding DUF4097 family beta strand repeat-containing protein, translating into MTIPQTIRPPQQAAQAILVRTFVSLALLALSALVFRFTLVPVPEGAASQGHGMMQQEAVAGATRADIRLSGGWADLNLGSAAQPGWALSGQLRLPSVALVQREATRQQDVLRASYQLRGGSGLLPLRLQLGVGGLNIGRGEDRLGVWTLRVGQQLPTALRLSTTSGDQHLHLEGARLGDLNTSSTSGEISAVLPSAFTGGARFSTSSGDLTVSTEGDPTGATGQTFTAQSTYGEQTLKLEASAFRSVQARSTFGDLSVRLPARPGLSAVLTTDTGEQRVTVPSGLNSGTLNIDSRTGDVTLLVPAGAALRVLASTRMGDIETPPDYIRQGDTYSSPAASRTLSALKIAVSTFSGNLTIREVAR
- a CDS encoding response regulator, producing the protein MTAPGQAVRVLIVDDHAVVRQGLRMFLALDEGIQIVGEAENGAQAVQRVADLRPDVVVMDIMMPVMDGVAATREIRSRFPEVEVLALTSALEEHKVAGAIEAGATGYLLKDASVESLNEAIHAAARGEVRLHPEAARRLMREFRTRDMRESLTPRETLTLRLIARGYANKVIAQELDVTEPTVKTHVSRLLSKLGLNSRTQAALYALKHGLASLENSVLDKEGVQ
- a CDS encoding major royal jelly family protein; the protein is MNDQVQHLPTDEPVGTLEVVATFGGAMLTGVTVSHTGRIFVNFPKWGDDVQFTVAEVRDGQPVAYPDQTTNDTDPNDPAAALVSVQSVVVDPADRLWLLDTGSPLFQPTQSGGPKLLCVDLATDQVVQKILFPQDVALPTTYLNDVRFDLRRGEAGMAFITDSAQQGPNGLIVVDLASGESWRKLHDHPSTKAQNLQDFLPIVEGRPFLERQDGAVKQGAGMGSDGIAISADGARLYYCPLGSRRLYSVSTDALVNRSLDDSAVAATIRDEGDRGGASDGLESDADGYIYSGNYEHNAILRRKEGGVWETVIHDPRLLWPDTLSVAMDGYLYVTANQLHRQARYHGGQDLRRKPYSLFRIRIDAQPVLLR
- a CDS encoding glutathione-independent formaldehyde dehydrogenase, which produces MKAVVYNGPRDVAVKNVPDAQLQRPTDVLVRITSTNICGSDLHMYEGRTDFEQGRIFGHENLGEVVEVGDAVDRVKVGDLVVLPFNIGCGFCKNCEKGLSAYCLTNANPGMAGAAYGFADMGPYQGGQAELLRVPYGDYNCLLLPPDAREKEADYVMVADIFPTGWHATRLAGLCPGESIVIYGAGPVGLMAAYSAMLQGACMVMVVDHHADRLQLAESIGAIAINDAQVDPVEQIMELTNGIGADRGCECVGYQCHNHHGKEIPGLTMNNLVKSVKFTGGIGVVGVFVPQDPGGPTQLAKQGEIPFDWGLLWFRGQHVGTGQCNVKAYNRQLRDLISVGRATPSFIVSHHLPLDQAPDAYKNFDERHDGWTKVILHPTT
- a CDS encoding putative quinol monooxygenase encodes the protein MVTLGLLIRLEAKPGKEAEVENLLKGGLPLVQQEPATTAWFGIRLGPSTFGIFDVFPDESGREAHLSGRVAAALKENAGLFARAPDIEKIDVMAAKLPR
- a CDS encoding TSUP family transporter is translated as MSAFLVAAAATAQGVAGMGFGLLCAPLLIQTYGPREGIQQVVFLSLILNVVFLAQAFRQARVKDALGLLVPSWLVTPLLVLLFQKLSPQVLILTAGSLTLASAAVLALGLTVTMLKGLPGAVLAGVVSAAMNVAGGLAGPAVAMYAVNAAWPAESVRPTLQLYGIGLNLMTLLSLGVPALRWPLLVGLAGGLVIGSVGARRMPATRIRPVILSLAVAGGVLVIVRGWPW